From the genome of Fimbriimonadaceae bacterium, one region includes:
- the ruvC gene encoding crossover junction endodeoxyribonuclease RuvC, producing MVILGIDPGLERMGYGVIRRVGSKMEVLDYGLLQTPKGPIQDRLILLHKGVQDLIKQHQPDAFATEKLFFAVNKTTAMDVAKAVGVALLAAGEASLDIAEYSPPEIKQGVVGNGSADKKQVQFMVTKLLSLKETPKPDDVADALAVAICHAFRSRVKV from the coding sequence GTGGTGATCCTCGGCATCGACCCTGGCCTAGAGCGGATGGGCTACGGCGTTATCCGACGTGTGGGCTCCAAGATGGAAGTCCTCGACTACGGCCTGCTCCAAACCCCGAAGGGACCGATCCAAGACCGGCTTATCCTTTTGCACAAGGGCGTTCAAGACCTCATCAAGCAGCATCAGCCCGATGCCTTCGCCACCGAAAAACTCTTCTTCGCCGTCAACAAAACCACGGCGATGGATGTTGCCAAAGCCGTCGGAGTAGCCCTTCTCGCTGCCGGGGAGGCCAGTCTGGACATTGCCGAATACTCCCCACCGGAGATCAAGCAGGGCGTCGTCGGCAACGGCAGCGCGGACAAGAAGCAAGTTCAGTTTATGGTGACGAAGCTGCTTAGCCTGAAAGAGACACCCAAGCCCGACGACGTCGCCGACGCTCTCGCCGTGGCGATTTGCCACGCTTTCCGTTCACGGGTCAAAGTATAG
- a CDS encoding OmpA family protein produces the protein MAEVQPIIIKKKKVVAGGHHGGSWKVAYADFVTAMMAFFMVMWIMGMDSETRSMIQGYFNDPLGFVKNPPKTQTAFSIPGSPKPKEGVAGSKGMSPDTRSTSEKQSAEMQLQKENLESVKTKIEKALSADPELKGLLKYVSLTVTDEGLLVELTEAVGAVFFESGSYAIRPEAMKLISKVGPILSHSGYKIIVKGHTDAMPYAGSGYTNWDLSTDRAQAMRRALSQNGVAEDQFVSVTGLADKELKNTADPNHFSNRRVTLLLPYKKPIGMSEDLSIDAFKQVNQGAFSRDVVIAPN, from the coding sequence ATGGCTGAAGTACAACCGATCATCATCAAGAAGAAAAAGGTCGTCGCCGGGGGGCACCACGGCGGATCTTGGAAGGTCGCTTATGCCGACTTCGTCACCGCGATGATGGCGTTCTTCATGGTCATGTGGATTATGGGGATGGACTCGGAAACGCGCTCAATGATCCAGGGTTACTTCAACGACCCGCTTGGATTTGTCAAGAACCCGCCAAAAACCCAGACCGCTTTCTCTATCCCAGGCTCTCCGAAGCCGAAAGAGGGAGTGGCAGGTTCGAAGGGCATGAGCCCGGACACCCGGTCGACAAGTGAGAAACAGTCGGCAGAGATGCAACTTCAAAAGGAGAATCTGGAATCGGTAAAGACGAAGATCGAGAAGGCTTTGTCTGCCGATCCTGAGCTCAAGGGCCTGCTCAAGTACGTCTCGCTTACGGTAACTGACGAGGGCCTGCTTGTGGAGCTAACAGAAGCTGTTGGCGCGGTCTTCTTTGAGTCTGGCTCCTATGCCATTCGCCCGGAGGCGATGAAGTTGATCAGCAAAGTCGGGCCAATTCTGAGCCATTCCGGCTACAAAATCATCGTGAAGGGGCACACCGACGCGATGCCCTATGCCGGCTCGGGTTACACAAACTGGGACCTCAGCACTGACCGTGCCCAGGCGATGCGCCGTGCATTGAGCCAGAACGGCGTCGCGGAAGATCAGTTCGTCTCAGTGACTGGCCTTGCCGACAAGGAACTTAAGAACACGGCAGACCCAAATCACTTTAGCAACCGTCGCGTGACTCTTTTGCTGCCTTACAAAAAGCCGATTGGGATGAGCGAAGATTTAAGCATCGACGCCTTTAAACAGGTCAATCAAGGGGCTTTTTCGAGGGATGTCGTCATCGCACCAAATTAG
- the mutL gene encoding DNA mismatch repair endonuclease MutL, protein MGSLSLFPTKLAGTNNALDTSSKLMIGLETRARQVLLLDAHTINQIAAGEVVERPASVLKELVENSIDSGATRIEVELRGSGKDLIRISDNGCGMSLDDARAALQRHATSKIRSTDDLLGVMSLGFRGEALPSIASVSRMTLSTGTEDGVRHILEIEGGELREPRSGSGAKGTEVTVEDLFFNTPARLKFLKSDTTELGQCIDVLSKYAIAYPHIAFIVSHNGQNAITTTGSGDLLDAISGAWSRDLARGLAEIDADIAGIRVTGFISPPHLTKATRAHQYIYVNGRPVRTRTLTAALDQAYRMLTPERRYPVVVLKLEIDPSRIDVNVSPTKSEVKFQQEGAAFDAIKYAIRNALAEHGMMPSAVDVNAANEAIASSQAMLGGIPNYLPRAMPMPGAPHSAYVDASIAAQSPVDVGGQPFSAGSEEAFQPNRTERYPFAELIEGLRVIGQAMNTFIIAETKRGLVVIDQHVAHERVLYEYLCGLRGPTAIEVQHLLTPETLHLDKRSAVLLSDKLDEIKAVGFDIEPFGGESFLVRSVPAAVRQKDPLKILRDMIDELVETTVTRKLVPTREQIWITTSCRMAVKAGDPLSLAEMERLIMELATTENPYLCPHGRPITLTLTSDDLMKRFKRI, encoded by the coding sequence ATGGGCTCGCTGAGCCTTTTTCCCACAAAACTTGCCGGGACAAACAACGCGCTTGATACGTCGTCCAAACTAATGATCGGATTGGAGACACGCGCCCGACAGGTACTTCTGCTCGATGCTCACACGATTAACCAGATCGCGGCGGGCGAGGTCGTCGAACGTCCCGCTTCAGTCCTGAAAGAACTGGTCGAAAACAGCATCGACTCCGGCGCGACGCGCATCGAAGTGGAGCTTCGGGGCTCAGGCAAGGATCTGATTAGGATCTCCGACAACGGCTGCGGAATGTCGCTGGACGATGCACGTGCCGCCCTCCAACGCCACGCAACCTCAAAGATTCGCTCCACTGACGATCTGCTGGGTGTGATGTCGCTAGGCTTTCGCGGAGAGGCCCTCCCTTCCATCGCCTCCGTGTCGCGTATGACCCTCTCGACGGGCACCGAGGACGGAGTACGCCATATCCTCGAAATCGAAGGCGGGGAACTGCGAGAGCCCAGATCGGGCTCGGGAGCGAAGGGTACCGAGGTCACCGTTGAAGACCTTTTCTTTAACACTCCGGCCCGGCTCAAATTCTTAAAATCGGATACGACTGAGCTTGGTCAGTGCATTGACGTTCTCTCCAAATACGCCATAGCCTATCCACACATCGCCTTCATCGTCAGCCATAACGGACAAAACGCCATCACGACCACCGGCTCGGGCGACCTCCTCGACGCAATCAGCGGCGCATGGAGCCGAGACCTGGCCCGTGGACTTGCCGAGATTGACGCCGACATCGCTGGCATACGAGTCACCGGATTCATCTCCCCACCCCACCTCACCAAGGCCACAAGAGCCCACCAATACATCTATGTGAACGGGCGCCCCGTGCGCACTCGGACCCTGACCGCTGCGCTCGATCAGGCTTATCGAATGCTCACACCGGAACGCAGATATCCCGTCGTCGTGCTCAAACTAGAGATCGACCCCAGCCGGATCGACGTGAACGTCAGTCCAACGAAAAGCGAAGTCAAGTTTCAGCAGGAGGGCGCGGCCTTCGACGCGATCAAGTACGCGATCCGCAACGCCCTTGCCGAGCATGGGATGATGCCCAGCGCGGTGGACGTGAACGCGGCTAACGAAGCCATCGCCTCTTCACAAGCCATGCTCGGCGGGATTCCAAACTATCTCCCCAGAGCCATGCCTATGCCAGGAGCGCCTCACTCCGCTTATGTGGATGCGAGCATCGCGGCTCAGTCACCGGTGGATGTTGGCGGGCAGCCGTTCAGTGCGGGGTCCGAAGAGGCCTTTCAACCCAATCGTACGGAGCGTTACCCCTTTGCCGAGTTGATCGAGGGTCTGCGGGTGATCGGTCAGGCGATGAACACTTTCATCATCGCCGAAACCAAACGCGGGCTTGTGGTCATCGACCAGCACGTCGCCCACGAGCGCGTTCTTTATGAGTATCTCTGCGGCTTGCGCGGACCGACCGCAATCGAGGTCCAGCACTTGCTGACGCCAGAGACGCTCCACCTCGACAAGCGGTCGGCGGTTTTACTCTCCGATAAGCTGGATGAAATCAAGGCCGTTGGGTTCGACATCGAGCCGTTCGGCGGTGAGAGCTTCCTGGTGCGCTCGGTGCCTGCAGCGGTCCGTCAAAAAGACCCCCTCAAGATCCTGCGCGATATGATCGATGAACTGGTGGAGACGACCGTCACCCGCAAGCTCGTACCCACACGCGAACAGATATGGATCACGACCTCTTGCCGGATGGCGGTCAAAGCCGGTGACCCGTTGAGCCTTGCCGAGATGGAGCGGCTGATCATGGAGCTGGCGACGACCGAGAACCCTTACCTTTGCCCGCACGGCCGCCCGATCACCCTCACCCTGACCAGCGATGACTTGATGAAGAGGTTTAAGAGAATATGA
- the motA gene encoding flagellar motor stator protein MotA: protein MFTFIGIGIVLVATMVGYIMHGGNIGVLIQINEFVILGGAGIGSLLGAVGMKNFQATIKGVMGVLKPSPTKDTFLDLLKMMYQLFNVARKEGLLGLEQHIENPEESDIIKKYPSFLNNHHAVGFFCDTMKVILSGSVGPHDLSEMMELDLETAHKEEHLPAHAIQTVGDAMPGFGIVAAVLGVIITMGKIGGEAAAIGESVAAALVGTFLGILLAYGVCAPLARAMELRIEANGQYMNCIRYALFSFARGESPITCVEFARRNIEPSVRPGFTEMENSVKEKAA from the coding sequence ATGTTTACATTTATCGGGATTGGAATCGTTCTTGTTGCGACGATGGTGGGTTACATCATGCACGGTGGCAACATCGGCGTGCTTATCCAAATCAACGAGTTCGTGATCCTTGGTGGTGCAGGCATCGGCTCACTCCTTGGTGCGGTTGGCATGAAGAATTTTCAAGCCACGATCAAGGGCGTGATGGGCGTACTCAAGCCAAGCCCCACAAAAGACACTTTCCTTGATCTCCTGAAGATGATGTATCAGCTGTTCAACGTCGCTCGAAAAGAGGGCTTGTTGGGGCTGGAGCAGCACATCGAAAACCCGGAAGAGAGCGACATTATCAAGAAGTACCCGTCTTTCTTGAACAATCACCATGCGGTCGGTTTCTTCTGCGACACGATGAAGGTGATTCTGTCCGGCTCGGTTGGACCGCATGACCTGTCCGAGATGATGGAGCTTGACCTTGAGACGGCCCACAAAGAGGAGCATCTTCCCGCCCACGCCATTCAAACGGTCGGCGACGCTATGCCGGGCTTTGGCATTGTTGCCGCGGTTCTCGGCGTTATCATCACGATGGGCAAGATCGGCGGAGAAGCCGCCGCAATCGGCGAATCGGTTGCTGCTGCGCTCGTCGGTACATTCCTTGGAATTCTGCTCGCCTACGGAGTTTGCGCCCCGCTGGCAAGGGCGATGGAGCTACGGATTGAGGCGAACGGGCAATACATGAACTGCATCCGTTACGCCCTGTTTAGCTTTGCACGTGGCGAGTCGCCCATCACCTGCGTCGAGTTTGCCCGCCGAAACATCGAACCCAGCGTCCGCCCTGGATTTACGGAGATGGAGAACTCGGTGAAGGAGAAAGCGGCGTAG